The following proteins are co-located in the Spinactinospora alkalitolerans genome:
- a CDS encoding anti-sigma factor, translated as MSRGLRQDLHTLAGAYALNALPAEDLRRFEEHMVHCEACVQEVRGLAETTALLGSAAAEAPPEGMRRRVLAEVAHTRQLAPAPVEIAVRRSGWRDRAMLLGLAASLLIALVLGGVAVNLDRQVDELRRNEQAVAEILAAPDATYVSGSPEEGVSATVVAAESVGGLVFTADGLRPLEDRDYQLWLADADGSVRSGGLVRLDSDGSTVPLLASGLDGAEGVAVTIEPAGGSPQPTSDPIMQMELEG; from the coding sequence GTGAGTAGAGGACTCCGCCAGGACCTGCACACGCTCGCCGGAGCCTACGCTCTCAACGCCCTGCCGGCGGAGGACCTGCGCCGGTTCGAGGAGCACATGGTCCACTGCGAGGCCTGCGTCCAGGAGGTCCGCGGGCTCGCCGAGACGACGGCGCTGCTGGGGTCGGCGGCCGCGGAGGCGCCGCCCGAGGGGATGCGCCGGCGCGTGCTCGCCGAGGTGGCCCACACCCGCCAGCTCGCCCCCGCGCCCGTTGAGATCGCGGTCCGGCGCAGCGGCTGGCGCGACAGGGCGATGCTGCTGGGACTGGCGGCGTCGCTGCTGATCGCGCTGGTGCTGGGCGGCGTCGCGGTCAACCTCGACCGGCAGGTCGACGAGCTGCGCCGCAACGAGCAGGCGGTGGCCGAGATCCTGGCCGCGCCGGACGCCACCTACGTGTCGGGCAGCCCCGAGGAGGGCGTCTCGGCCACGGTGGTCGCCGCCGAGAGCGTGGGGGGTCTGGTGTTCACCGCCGACGGCCTGCGCCCGCTGGAGGACCGGGACTACCAGCTCTGGCTCGCCGACGCCGACGGCTCGGTGCGCTCGGGCGGCCTGGTCCGGCTCGACTCCGACGGTTCGACCGTGCCGCTGCTGGCCTCGGGCCTGGACGGGGCCGAGGGCGTGGCGGTCACCATCGAACCCGCGGGCGGATCCCCCCAGCCCACCAGCGACCCCATCATGCAGATGGAACTGGAGGGCTGA